The following coding sequences lie in one beta proteobacterium CB genomic window:
- a CDS encoding Cytochrome c1, producing MKRILQTLMGVCQATVLVAALGFGVSANANEGGFPLDSAPNRVSNNASLQNGAKLFVNYCLNCHSATSMRYNRLRDIGLTDQQIKDNLIFTDAKVGDLMTISMMPKEGKAFFGKTPPDLSVEARARGTDWLYTYFRTFYKDDTTQTGWNNLVYPNVGMPHVLWQLQGERAAKFEERKDPHDESRMEKVFVGFEQLTPGTMKSQEYDDNIADLVAFMSWMAEPVQLERKRLGVIVLIFLAIFTLLASRLNKAYWKDIH from the coding sequence ATGAAACGAATTCTGCAAACTTTGATGGGCGTCTGCCAAGCAACTGTTTTAGTTGCTGCCCTAGGCTTTGGCGTAAGCGCTAATGCCAATGAAGGTGGCTTTCCATTGGATTCAGCTCCAAATCGCGTGAGTAACAATGCATCTCTACAAAATGGTGCTAAGTTATTTGTGAACTATTGCTTGAACTGTCACTCAGCTACAAGCATGCGTTACAACCGCTTGCGTGATATTGGCCTGACTGATCAGCAAATCAAAGACAACTTGATTTTTACTGATGCTAAGGTTGGCGATCTGATGACGATCTCCATGATGCCAAAAGAAGGTAAAGCATTCTTCGGTAAAACTCCTCCCGACTTATCAGTAGAAGCGCGAGCACGTGGCACTGATTGGCTCTATACCTATTTCCGTACTTTCTACAAAGACGACACTACTCAAACTGGCTGGAACAACTTGGTGTATCCAAACGTTGGTATGCCACATGTTCTATGGCAGTTGCAAGGTGAGCGTGCTGCGAAGTTTGAAGAGCGTAAAGATCCACATGACGAAAGTCGCATGGAAAAGGTGTTCGTTGGTTTTGAGCAGTTGACACCTGGAACTATGAAGTCACAAGAGTATGACGACAACATTGCTGACTTAGTTGCTTTCATGTCTTGGATGGCTGAGCCAGTGCAACTTGAGCGTAAGCGTCTGGGTGTTATTGTCTTGATCTTCTTGGCAATCTTCACGCTCTTAGCTTCTCGTCTGAATAAGGCTTACTGGAAAGATATTCACTAA
- a CDS encoding glutathione S-transferase domain-containing protein yields the protein MMVLYSGTNCPFSQRCRLVLFEKGMDFEIRDVDLFNKPEDISVMNPYGQVPILVERDLILYESNIINEYIDERFPHPQLMPPDPVARARARLFLFNFEKELFVHVAALENEKGKAAEKSHEKARLAIRDRLTQLAPIFVKNKYMLGEEFSMLDVAIAPLLWRLEHYGIDLSRNAAPLLKYAERIFSRPAYIEALTPSEKVMRR from the coding sequence ATGATGGTGTTGTACTCGGGCACAAACTGCCCATTCTCGCAACGCTGCCGTTTGGTGCTTTTCGAAAAAGGCATGGACTTTGAAATCCGTGATGTGGACTTGTTTAACAAGCCAGAAGACATCTCGGTGATGAACCCTTATGGCCAAGTTCCAATCTTGGTTGAGCGCGACTTGATTTTGTATGAGTCAAACATCATCAATGAATATATTGATGAGCGTTTTCCTCACCCCCAATTGATGCCGCCTGATCCAGTTGCTCGCGCACGCGCACGTCTCTTCCTTTTCAATTTTGAGAAAGAATTGTTTGTGCACGTTGCAGCCTTGGAGAACGAAAAAGGTAAGGCAGCAGAGAAGTCTCATGAAAAAGCGCGCTTAGCCATTCGTGATCGCTTGACTCAGCTTGCACCCATTTTTGTGAAAAACAAGTACATGCTAGGCGAAGAGTTTTCTATGCTTGATGTAGCTATCGCCCCATTATTGTGGCGTTTAGAGCATTATGGTATCGACCTGTCGCGTAATGCAGCTCCTCTCTTAAAGTACGCTGAGCGTATTTTTAGCAGACCTGCTTACATTGAGGCTCTAACTCCTTCAGAGAAGGTAATGCGTCGCTAA
- a CDS encoding Glutaredoxin-like protein produces MDTQARIQEIVSSHPVVLFMKGNAQFPQCGFSGNAVNILRTCGVEKLHTVNVLEDAEIRQGIKEFANWPTIPQLYINGEFIGGSDIMTEMFQSGELQKLVQG; encoded by the coding sequence ATGGATACCCAAGCAAGAATTCAAGAAATCGTTAGCAGCCATCCTGTTGTATTGTTTATGAAAGGCAATGCCCAATTTCCACAATGTGGCTTCTCTGGAAATGCAGTCAATATTTTGCGCACTTGTGGCGTAGAGAAACTGCATACAGTGAATGTATTGGAAGATGCAGAAATTCGTCAGGGCATTAAAGAATTTGCTAACTGGCCAACTATTCCACAGCTCTACATCAATGGTGAATTCATTGGTGGCTCTGACATCATGACTGAGATGTTTCAAAGCGGTGAATTGCAAAAGTTAGTTCAAGGCTAA
- a CDS encoding General substrate transporter, which produces MTATPESESKTSSHSYRKVAIAACFGTFLEWYDFLTFATLAVVFGPLFFPSSDPSTALLASLATFGVGMVVRPIGAAIFGSIGDRIGRRPVFMITITLMGVATVCVGFLPTYAQVGIWAPILLVGLRLLQGLSAGGEIGGSAVYLTEHAGDANRGFKTSFLQLMGPLGILVSTLQIALLQSYLTPEEFLSWGWRVPFWISLILLLVAFKARMALEETPIYLQLSKSESQSKSPLRDNLKDPETRKRMFLLFFCISAGGAVLFFCVQVYTSIFLKTTVKLAPQLVDQLSVYATVALLPLTVFAGWLSDKIGRKPVVVSGLILGATLILPAFHFLQSNGESTLLISLVLIGLSAILALVVGPQTALLAELFPAKTRNSAATLPHNLAAGWIGGLLPLIVTWLNQYWESSVVGLWYPTIFLALGALVAMIYLPETNMNDLD; this is translated from the coding sequence TTGACTGCTACCCCCGAATCAGAATCAAAAACCTCGTCGCATTCCTATAGAAAAGTTGCCATTGCAGCCTGCTTTGGAACATTTCTAGAGTGGTATGACTTTTTGACTTTTGCAACTCTTGCGGTTGTATTTGGCCCTCTCTTCTTTCCCTCTAGTGATCCCAGTACAGCTTTATTAGCCAGCCTAGCAACTTTTGGTGTGGGTATGGTGGTAAGGCCCATTGGTGCGGCCATATTTGGCAGCATTGGTGACCGCATTGGGAGAAGGCCTGTTTTCATGATCACCATTACCCTGATGGGTGTCGCAACGGTCTGCGTTGGTTTTTTGCCGACCTATGCTCAGGTTGGAATATGGGCGCCCATTCTTTTGGTGGGCCTGAGACTCCTGCAGGGCCTCTCTGCAGGTGGTGAGATTGGTGGCAGCGCTGTCTACCTCACTGAGCATGCTGGAGATGCTAACCGTGGCTTTAAGACGAGCTTCTTGCAATTAATGGGGCCGCTTGGAATCTTGGTATCAACCCTTCAGATTGCGCTACTACAAAGCTACCTCACTCCAGAAGAATTTCTCTCTTGGGGTTGGCGTGTGCCATTTTGGATTTCTCTCATTTTGTTATTAGTCGCATTCAAAGCGCGAATGGCTTTAGAGGAAACACCCATCTATTTGCAACTCAGCAAATCAGAATCTCAATCAAAGAGCCCGTTACGAGACAACCTCAAAGACCCTGAAACCAGAAAGAGAATGTTTCTACTGTTCTTCTGCATCTCCGCTGGCGGCGCAGTACTTTTTTTCTGCGTGCAGGTCTACACCTCAATCTTTCTAAAGACCACCGTAAAGCTTGCACCACAACTTGTTGATCAGCTAAGCGTTTATGCAACGGTTGCCCTACTACCTCTCACAGTATTTGCAGGATGGCTCTCAGACAAGATTGGCAGAAAGCCTGTTGTTGTAAGCGGACTCATTCTGGGAGCCACACTAATACTGCCGGCATTTCATTTCTTACAAAGTAATGGTGAATCCACACTATTGATAAGCCTAGTCTTAATTGGTCTGTCAGCAATTCTTGCACTAGTGGTGGGCCCACAAACAGCCCTTCTTGCAGAATTATTCCCAGCTAAAACCAGAAATAGTGCAGCCACCCTCCCACACAACTTAGCGGCAGGATGGATTGGCGGACTTCTTCCACTGATCGTGACTTGGCTCAATCAATACTGGGAAAGCAGTGTTGTAGGGCTTTGGTATCCGACCATCTTTCTTGCACTTGGGGCGTTAGTAGCAATGATTTATTTGCCCGAAACAAATATGAATGATTTGGACTAG
- a CDS encoding TPR repeat-containing protein, with product MRNQVNFLLAQATQFLQNNNLVSADLLLRQVLKASTNNSEALRLQAIILMQQGDPEGALLQIERAILADKKNGNAHSNKGNIQLSLNKPLDAIKSYKVAISLAPRNSEAHNNLGNAYQEISEYEEAVKCYLRALTITPNNYEFLCNLGNVYWKLGFLDQARAHYESAIAISPSHYESIYNLAHLDLTDFDFERGWMRYESRWLTRGDDRSTPLLTTRPIWDGGKRDGSLFIWAEQGVGDQILYASMFHELEAYPQKIIISVDKKLIPVFKRSFPSFDIIDRDSNILEEAYDEHLPMGSLGYFFRSKLEDFNQKIPYLNASKDMGESYVAKNRLGTNLLCGISWKSGRAKLGVKKSLPLIKLAPIICIDKIRFINLQYGSVDEEISSIQDDLGIAIENLSKIDLFDDIESALSYISLCDIVVTTSNVTAHLAGALGKETLLLAPLGHGKFWYWSDLNGKSLWYPTVKIFKQERPGDWLKPIEAIKIYLESRVGI from the coding sequence ATGAGAAATCAAGTTAACTTTCTTCTTGCCCAAGCCACGCAATTTCTTCAGAATAACAACCTTGTTAGTGCGGACTTACTTCTCAGGCAGGTTCTTAAAGCGAGTACCAATAATTCAGAGGCGTTGAGGTTGCAAGCCATCATTTTGATGCAACAAGGTGACCCTGAAGGCGCTTTATTGCAGATCGAAAGAGCAATTCTTGCTGATAAAAAAAATGGTAATGCACATAGTAATAAGGGCAATATTCAACTGAGTTTAAATAAGCCTTTAGACGCAATCAAATCCTATAAAGTGGCAATATCCCTTGCGCCTAGAAATTCTGAAGCTCACAATAATTTAGGCAATGCTTATCAAGAAATATCTGAGTACGAAGAGGCGGTTAAATGTTATCTCAGAGCACTAACTATTACGCCCAATAACTATGAGTTTTTATGTAATTTAGGTAATGTATATTGGAAGTTGGGATTTTTAGATCAGGCAAGGGCGCATTATGAGAGTGCTATAGCTATATCGCCAAGTCATTATGAGTCTATCTACAACTTGGCCCATTTAGATTTAACGGATTTTGATTTCGAGAGAGGGTGGATGCGTTATGAGTCTCGTTGGCTTACACGTGGTGATGATAGATCAACCCCGCTTTTAACTACAAGACCTATTTGGGATGGCGGTAAACGAGATGGTAGTTTATTTATTTGGGCAGAGCAGGGAGTGGGCGATCAAATACTGTATGCATCTATGTTTCATGAATTAGAGGCATATCCACAAAAAATAATAATTTCAGTAGATAAGAAGCTAATCCCAGTTTTTAAGAGATCATTTCCAAGTTTTGACATTATCGATAGAGATTCAAATATTTTAGAAGAAGCCTACGATGAGCACCTGCCAATGGGCAGTTTAGGTTATTTCTTTAGATCTAAATTAGAGGATTTCAATCAAAAGATTCCTTATCTTAATGCTAGCAAAGACATGGGTGAAAGTTATGTTGCCAAAAACCGGTTGGGTACAAATCTCTTATGCGGAATTTCGTGGAAAAGTGGCCGCGCAAAACTTGGGGTTAAAAAAAGTCTTCCATTAATTAAGCTGGCACCGATCATTTGTATTGATAAGATAAGATTTATTAACCTCCAGTATGGAAGCGTTGATGAAGAAATTTCATCCATACAAGATGATCTTGGTATCGCTATAGAAAATTTGTCAAAAATTGATTTGTTTGACGATATTGAGAGTGCATTAAGTTACATTAGTTTATGTGACATTGTTGTCACTACAAGCAATGTTACGGCACATTTAGCGGGCGCTCTCGGTAAGGAAACCTTGCTTCTTGCTCCCCTCGGCCATGGTAAGTTTTGGTATTGGAGTGATCTCAATGGTAAAAGCTTATGGTACCCAACAGTAAAGATATTCAAACAAGAGCGGCCAGGGGATTGGTTGAAGCCAATTGAGGCGATCAAAATATATTTGGAGAGTAGAGTTGGAATCTAG
- a CDS encoding Stringent starvation protein B, whose translation MSDIPSNKPYLIRALHQWCTDFGFTPFMAVFVDENVEVPMEFVKNNEIVLNLSLEACHQLNLDNDWISFQARFGGVPRKIMVPVSHVLAIYARENGQGMSFPFDVSQSVKPKDSDPENPEKPKAGRPSLTIVK comes from the coding sequence ATGTCTGATATTCCAAGTAATAAACCCTACCTAATCCGTGCTCTACATCAGTGGTGCACGGATTTTGGTTTTACACCCTTCATGGCAGTTTTTGTAGATGAAAACGTCGAAGTGCCCATGGAGTTTGTGAAGAACAACGAAATCGTCCTCAATCTTTCCCTTGAGGCCTGTCATCAGCTCAATTTGGATAACGACTGGATTAGCTTTCAAGCAAGGTTTGGCGGGGTACCTAGAAAGATTATGGTTCCGGTAAGTCATGTCTTGGCAATCTATGCTCGCGAAAATGGCCAGGGAATGTCCTTCCCATTTGATGTTAGCCAGTCAGTCAAGCCTAAAGATTCGGATCCCGAGAATCCTGAAAAACCTAAAGCCGGCAGACCTTCCTTAACGATTGTGAAATAG